The nucleotide window TTTACCAGGCTATGGACAATATTAAGAATAGATTTGGAAGTGCTGCTGTCGGTAGAGCAGTTGGGTTTGATTTTACACATTAATGCTCACATATGTATTTGAATTGTCATTCATATCATAGTTTAAGATATGGAACACTATCTATAGATGACCTTGTTTCTCAAGCATCAGCATTGGGAATCAATGAGCTTGTACTTACAGATATCAACACAATTACCGGGGTGTATGAATTCAAAAAGAAATGCGAATCACAAGGAATTAAACCAGTAGCAGGCATAGAAGTCAGAAAAGGGAGTAAGCTTTTATATATTGCCATTGCAAAAGAATTTGCCGGTTTAGGAGAAGTAAACAAGATGCTGACCGAATATAACTGTGATGGCACCGAGTTACCGGAAAGACCAAATCTGGATCATAACTTTATCATTTATTCTTTACAAAATAATCCGGAAGGGCTAAAGGAAAATGAATATATAGGAATAAGACAGGAGGAATTAAATCTACTGATCCGGTCAGAATACAGGAATCTCATTTCAAAAATGGTAATCCTGCAGCCGGTAACTTTTGGAACAAAAAAAGAATACAATTTACATCGCATCTTAAGGGCCATTGACAATAATACTTTGTTGTCGCTATTGCCAGAGAATGAAATCTGTCATAAATCAGAGTATTTTAAATCTCCACAATCTTTACTGGATGAATTTAAGTACTATCCTCAAATAATTGAAAATACTAAAAGGCTTCTGTCTCAATGTAGCTTTGATTTTGCGTTTTCTACCCCTCGAAATAAAAAGCATTACACCGGTACAAAAGCAGATGATTTAAAACTGTTAACCCGTTTAGCCTATGCCGGTTTAGAAAAAAGATATGGAAGGAAAAATGAGCAGGCTAAGTTGCGGGTTGAAAAAGAATTGAAGGTCATCGATGAACTTGATTTCAGTGGTTACTTTCTTATAACCTGGGATATTATCCAATACAGTAATAGTATGGGATTTATGCATGTTGGCCGTGGTAGTGGAGCAAACAGTATTGTAGCCTATTGTATTGGAATTACAGACATATGCCCATTAGAACTCGATTTATATTTTGAGAGGTTTCTTAATTTAAACAGGAAAAGTCCACCAGATTTTGATATTGATTGGAGCTGGCAGAAACGGGATATTATATTGGATTACATTTTTAACCGATATGGAAAAGACTACGTAGCATTCTGCGGGACAAATGTTGAGTTCAAATACCGTTCGATTATACGGGAAGTTGGAAAAGCGTTCGGATTACCGAAAGAAGAGTTGGACGAACTGAGTAAAAATCCTGAAAGCGTTTTCAGAGACGAAATCGTACAGAAAGTTCAAAAATACGGAAAACTGCTGGAGAAATTTCCCAACCAGCGAAGTATGCACGCTTGTGGTATTTTAATTTCTGAGGAACCATTAACAAACTTCACCGCACTGGAAATGCCTCCTAAAGGATTTCCGATTGTACAATGGGATATGTATATGGCAGAAGAACTTGGATTTGAAAAGCTCGATATTCTTTCACAGCGTGGGCTCGGTACCATTAAGGACACAGTTAGGCTCATTGAAGAAAAACGGGGTATTAAAGTAGATATTAAGGATACTGCACTTTCAAAGGATGAAAAGATCTGTAATGAGTTTTTAAGCCAGGGCCGGACCATTGGCTGCTTCTATATTGAGTCACCGGCAATGCGGGGACTGCTGAGAAGGCTGAAGTGTGATAATTACAAAGTACTGGTAGCGGCATCATCAATTATACGTCCTGGAGTGGCGCAATCCGGAATGATGAGGGAATATATTTTCAGGCATAACAATCCGAATCAATTTGAGTATTTTCATAAAGTATTTGAAGAGGAACTGGGAGAAACATACGGGATAATGGTTTACCAGGAAGATGTAATAAAAATTGCTTTACATTTCGGAGGATTGTCTGCTGCAGATGGAGACATTCTCAGAAGAGCTATGAGTGGTAAGTACAGATCACTGGAAGACTTACAGAAAGTAAAAAATCATTTCTTCGAATCATGTAGAGAACTGGGCCATTCTGAAGAATTAAGCAGGGAAGTTTACAGGCAGATAGAATCTTTTGCCGGATATTCTTTCTGTAAAGCGCATTCTGCATCATATGCTGTTGAAAGCTACCAAAGTCTTTATCTTAAAGTTTATTATCCTTTGGAGTTCATGGTTTCAGCCATCAATAATATGGGAGGCTTTTACAGGACTGAAGTATATGTGCATGAGGCTAAAATGTCCGGGGGAAAAATACTTAATCCATGTGTTAATAAAAGTGAATATGAAACAACGATTTATGGTGATAATATTTATTTGGGATTAATGCTTCTGGAAAAAGTTGAATCTAAAATAGCCCAATTGATTCCGGAAGAAAGAAGGAAATCTGGGGATTATTTGTCAATGGAAGATTTCATTAAAAGAATTCCTGTAGGTATTGAAACACTCCAGATCTTAATATTTATCGGAGCCTTTAGATTTACGGGAATACCCAAAAATGAGCTGTTGTTAAAAGCCAGAGTATTACTAGGTGAATTTAAACCAGAGCACCGGTTGCAGACATTGTTTGATACACCTGTAAAGGATTTTAAGCTTCCGGAACTGAAACGAAATGTCTTTGAAGATGCTTTTGATGAAATCGAAATACTGAGTTTCCCGGTTTCCTGTACTCCTTTCGACCTTTTACAGACAAAATATAAAGGGCAGATAATGGCTAGTGATCTGGTAAAATACCATAAAAGGGAGGTTAAGATGTTGGCATATCTGATCGCAAGGAAACATGTGCCTACCAAAAGAGGAACCATGTTTTTTGGAACCTGGATAGATGTTGAAGGAAACTATTTTGATACGGCGCACTTTCCGGACTGCCTGGAAAAATACCCATTTCAGGGTGGGGGATGCTATCTGCTCCTGGGAACCGTGGAGGTTGATTTTCATTTTCCTACCATTACTGTCACAAAAATGGCAAAAATGCCATTCATACCCGATCCCAGATATTCGCATGATGAAGATAAACGATATGAGACTCAGGAAAAAATAAAAGAAGATGTTAGCATGACTTTTCGCGCACCGTATCCGCAGGATCATGAGATCAGACTGCCGAGAAAAAGTAATATCAAATAACTTCAAGCTGGCTAAAGTAAGTTTTAAAAGCCCGGTTTGTGATTTATTTGAAGGTGTTACCGTATAACATGTGATTAAGAATATTTTTGTAGCCCCACCAGGAATCGAACCTGGATCTAAAGTTTAGGAAACTTCTATTCTATCCATTGAACTATGAGGCCTGGTTTGAGTAATAAAATTACAAATTATTTAATATAATACCAACGAGTAAGATAACCACAGGTTGCAGAGAAGTTTGAGAATATTTTATTGTGCTTTTGAGAGTCATCAGTTTTAAAAGCTTTATTGTAGAAGGCATACAGATAAAAGAATCTGCCCTTTAGGGGCAGATCCAGTAGATAATACATCTCATTTTTTTAATTAGACAACAATAAAAAGCACAGCCGACAATGCTGTGCTTAAATTTTTATTTCAAATTTAATTGCAATTTCAATAGTAGTAAGAAAAGCAAATAAAGTTTCCACTTCGATGTTTATTACATAGTAAATGTAGTGATAATTTCAATACGAAACATGAATTAAATGTTAAAATTCACAAGTTATCCACATTTTTTTGTGGATAACTTGTGGTGATCTTCAGAAACTACTGTTCTGAAAGATATTGTAAGATCCAATTGTTTAAGATCCGCTTTTCTTCATCACTTCCCTTATTGTCCATATGACCATGATTGATCAGTGTAGGCTGCACTGTGATATGGTATTTTTTCTGTTCTCCTTCATCAGGCAATACACCCTGATCCGCAGGGTAATCATTGGAGCGTAAAGTATAAATTTTAGGAATGGAAGTCCTCGGCAGAAACATTCTCCGGTTATCCATTGTGATTAGCTTATACACCATATTAGGATGCTGATTGCTGAACAGTGCTGCCATGTCACCGCCATTGGAATGTCCTATTAAGGTAAGATGCCGGAAATCAAGATCAGGGTTTGTTTTTTTAAGTTCGTTAATCACAAAAAGAATATTGTCCGAGCCACTTTGCCAGAAAGGTCTTCTCACGATTTGCGGAATTCCTTCCGTAGGAATTAAATTGTCTGTCGCAAGTTCATGCTGAATACTTACCGTGAAATATCCCTTTGAAGCCAGCATTTCCGTTAAATAAGAATAAACAAAATAATCTCCGCCTTTATTAAGGCCATATCCATGATTGAAAATAATCACCTGTTGG belongs to Chryseobacterium gleum and includes:
- a CDS encoding DNA polymerase III subunit alpha, translating into MYLNCHSYHSLRYGTLSIDDLVSQASALGINELVLTDINTITGVYEFKKKCESQGIKPVAGIEVRKGSKLLYIAIAKEFAGLGEVNKMLTEYNCDGTELPERPNLDHNFIIYSLQNNPEGLKENEYIGIRQEELNLLIRSEYRNLISKMVILQPVTFGTKKEYNLHRILRAIDNNTLLSLLPENEICHKSEYFKSPQSLLDEFKYYPQIIENTKRLLSQCSFDFAFSTPRNKKHYTGTKADDLKLLTRLAYAGLEKRYGRKNEQAKLRVEKELKVIDELDFSGYFLITWDIIQYSNSMGFMHVGRGSGANSIVAYCIGITDICPLELDLYFERFLNLNRKSPPDFDIDWSWQKRDIILDYIFNRYGKDYVAFCGTNVEFKYRSIIREVGKAFGLPKEELDELSKNPESVFRDEIVQKVQKYGKLLEKFPNQRSMHACGILISEEPLTNFTALEMPPKGFPIVQWDMYMAEELGFEKLDILSQRGLGTIKDTVRLIEEKRGIKVDIKDTALSKDEKICNEFLSQGRTIGCFYIESPAMRGLLRRLKCDNYKVLVAASSIIRPGVAQSGMMREYIFRHNNPNQFEYFHKVFEEELGETYGIMVYQEDVIKIALHFGGLSAADGDILRRAMSGKYRSLEDLQKVKNHFFESCRELGHSEELSREVYRQIESFAGYSFCKAHSASYAVESYQSLYLKVYYPLEFMVSAINNMGGFYRTEVYVHEAKMSGGKILNPCVNKSEYETTIYGDNIYLGLMLLEKVESKIAQLIPEERRKSGDYLSMEDFIKRIPVGIETLQILIFIGAFRFTGIPKNELLLKARVLLGEFKPEHRLQTLFDTPVKDFKLPELKRNVFEDAFDEIEILSFPVSCTPFDLLQTKYKGQIMASDLVKYHKREVKMLAYLIARKHVPTKRGTMFFGTWIDVEGNYFDTAHFPDCLEKYPFQGGGCYLLLGTVEVDFHFPTITVTKMAKMPFIPDPRYSHDEDKRYETQEKIKEDVSMTFRAPYPQDHEIRLPRKSNIK
- a CDS encoding alpha/beta hydrolase family protein, with the protein product MKYPVSIILTIPLLVMSCSVQKKKTEHKDYKVQLDTLTLFDQSRHRKIPVAIYHPENNKKIPNQQVIIFNHGYGLNKGGDYFVYSYLTEMLASKGYFTVSIQHELATDNLIPTEGIPQIVRRPFWQSGSDNILFVINELKKTNPDLDFRHLTLIGHSNGGDMAALFSNQHPNMVYKLITMDNRRMFLPRTSIPKIYTLRSNDYPADQGVLPDEGEQKKYHITVQPTLINHGHMDNKGSDEEKRILNNWILQYLSEQ